The stretch of DNA ACTACATCACCGCCGAGGACATCGAGCAGCTCCCGGCGGACAACTTCTACGACCTGATGGAGAACGAGGCGGGCGTCACCAACGACGACGGATTCATGCACGTCCGCGGCGGCCGCGCCACCGAGATCACCTACATGGTGGACGACATGCCGATCCTGGATCCCGTCACCGGGTACGCCGCCACCAACGTCAACAACTCCGCCATCGCCGAGATGAGCATCATCTCGGGGACCTTCTCCGCCGAGTACGGCAACGCCCAGTCCGCCGTGATCAACATCACCACCAAGGCCGGCAGCACCAAGGAGCACGAGGGAATGGTCCGCTTCCGGCAGGAGCTCTACCAGAGCACCAAGGAATTCGGCTCCCAGAAGGTGCTGGAGTCCACCGGACAGCCCGACTGGGATTCCGTACCCACCACCTGGACCACCCGGACCCGCCAGGGACGCTTCTGGAAAGGCGAGGCGTCCGTCGGCGGCCCGATTGGCAACTTCATGACCTTTTTCCTCTCCGGCGACTACTCCGAGACCGGAACCCAGTTGATCATGCCGCGCCCCCGCTGGGAGTACAACGCCCAGAGCAAACTGCGGTTCAGCTTCTCCCAGGACATGTCCCTGACCCTTTCCGGCTCCCTGAACCAGCTCTACCGTCCGCTCTTCGACGTCCAGTACCAGTACACGCTGGACAACATGTACCACCTTTGGCGCGACTCGTATCAGGTGAGCGGCACTTGGAAGCACATGATCAACGAGAAAACTTACTACACACTCCGCGCCAACTACTTCAACTCCTGGAACCACTACGGCGTCCGCTGGGGCGACGATGATTGGCACTGGGAGAACGATCCCAACAACCCCGGGGAGCAGATCCAGGTCTGGGAAAACGGCGACGCCTGGGGCGACCACCAGATCGGCGACATGAAGTGGTGGGAGGACTACGACACGGACTGGCGCCAGGGCGGCCCCGGCGGCTGGTTCTACACCAAGGGCGACATGCGCATCTGGGAAACCCGCAAGGAGCAGATCTGGACCGGCAAGGGCGACTTCACCACCGAGATTGACGAGCACAACCTGATCAAGGCCGGTCTGGAATACACGAACTACGACGTGGATCTCTTCCAGCGCCAGCCCCTGGCCTCCAACACCTACGGCGACAAATACCACGTCTTCCCGTGGCAGGGCGCGGTGTACGTACAGGACAAGATGGAATACACCGAGATGATCATCAACCTGGGTCTCCGCTTCGACTACTTCGACCCCAACACCGACTACCCCGAAAACCCGATGGACTCCCAGGACTCCGATCCCGATTCGGATAACGAGACCTTCCAGGACATCCCCCGGGTGGACGCCGAGGCCAAGTACCAGCTCTCGCCGCGTCTGGGCGTGGCCCATCCGATCTCGGAGTTCGACAAGCTCCACTTCTCCTACGGGCACTTCTTCCAGATGCCGTCCTTCCGCTACCTCTACATGGGCAACTACGAGAAGCCGATCGGCGCCTACCCGATCTTCGGGAACCCGAACCTGAAGCCTGAGAAGACCATCTCCTACGAAATCGGCATCCAGCACCTGTTCACCAAATCGGTGCTCCTCGACGTCACCGGTTTCTACAAGGACGTCTCCGGGCAGCTCGACACCATCCGCTACAATCACCCCCTGGGCATCTGGAACTACACCCGGACGACCAACTCCGACTGGGGCAACGTCCGCGGCGTAGAACTGGTCCTGGACGGCACCTGGACCGACTGGTTCAGCTCGAAGATAGCCTACACCTACTCCATCGCCCGGGGCCTGTCGTCGGATTGGCGGCAGGGGTACGACTACTCGTACTACGGCTGGAACCTCCCGCTGGAAGCCAACCTGTTGGACTGGGACGTGACCCACACCGTCAACCTGATGCTCGACTTCCGCGACGCCGACACGTGGGGCGCCAACCTGAACTTCAGCTTCGGATCCGGCACGCCGTACTCACCCCCCACCGAGCAGGGCGGCCAGAAGAGGATAAACTCCGAGCGCATGCCCTGGTCCATGACCCTGGACGCCAAGGTCAACTACAACATAAACATGTGGGGTATGCAGTTCCAGCTCTTCGTCGAGGCGCTCAACATCTTCGACCGCTGGAACGTGAGTAACCTGGGACCCGACGAGGGCACAGGTGGTAACCGCGACTGGACGACTTTCTACTATCTCTACGGCGACGAGAACGGACCGTGGGACGACGTGGACGTCTACGACGAACCCTTCCAGCTCCGCGTCGGCGGCAGCATATCCTTCTAGGTTGCCAAGGTCGGGGTCGAACCGTCGGCCCCGACCTACCCCGGATTTGCCAAGGGCATACCCGGTTTTGTCGTAAACATTCACCGTTCTCAGCAAGGAGGAAATCTCCGTGAAGCTGAAACTTAAAATCGGCCTTTCAGCCGTGGCACTGATGGCCTTCGTCGTGGGGGTGGTGGCGGTCGGTTCAAACGGTGTGACGGCCCGCTCGCTCACCAAGGTTGAACCGGACGGCAACTTCCGCATCATGACCTTCGTCCACAACATAGGCAACTTCGGCAACACGGTGTTCAACTGCGCCAACATCGGCTCGGACAGCGTGGTGCCAAACGGCGAGTGGCCTCTCGGTTCGGGCGTTGAATACAACTACACCGGCTCGCCGTGGTTCGGCAACCAGGAGACCGTCATCCACGTGTACCACGTGATGCAAGAGCTCGACTGGTCTCCGAAGTCGCCCATCTACAACACCGACCCCGGCACACCCTACCCGCTCCCCACGTCCTTCGGCCCGCAGGAGGGCACCGACTACAGCTGGATGAGCGAGTACTGGCGCACCAACGTTCCATCGCGCGTCTCGGACCAGGACGGCCACTGGTACATGACCGACGAGGGCTCGAAGATCCAGATCGGCCTCGAGGTCTGCGTCCAGTCCATGGGCTGGAGCGCA from bacterium encodes:
- a CDS encoding TonB-dependent receptor; protein product: MKLHTTALALCVCLVIVAPVLAGNTAQISGIVADESGMPIAFATIRVEGTDIHATSDEDGYFSRSDVPPGQYNVTCSAPGYMDFTYVEIPFLTDMRRNVNFNMKRPEAEEVLTITVHAEHRLIEPSLTTSIDYITAEDIEQLPADNFYDLMENEAGVTNDDGFMHVRGGRATEITYMVDDMPILDPVTGYAATNVNNSAIAEMSIISGTFSAEYGNAQSAVINITTKAGSTKEHEGMVRFRQELYQSTKEFGSQKVLESTGQPDWDSVPTTWTTRTRQGRFWKGEASVGGPIGNFMTFFLSGDYSETGTQLIMPRPRWEYNAQSKLRFSFSQDMSLTLSGSLNQLYRPLFDVQYQYTLDNMYHLWRDSYQVSGTWKHMINEKTYYTLRANYFNSWNHYGVRWGDDDWHWENDPNNPGEQIQVWENGDAWGDHQIGDMKWWEDYDTDWRQGGPGGWFYTKGDMRIWETRKEQIWTGKGDFTTEIDEHNLIKAGLEYTNYDVDLFQRQPLASNTYGDKYHVFPWQGAVYVQDKMEYTEMIINLGLRFDYFDPNTDYPENPMDSQDSDPDSDNETFQDIPRVDAEAKYQLSPRLGVAHPISEFDKLHFSYGHFFQMPSFRYLYMGNYEKPIGAYPIFGNPNLKPEKTISYEIGIQHLFTKSVLLDVTGFYKDVSGQLDTIRYNHPLGIWNYTRTTNSDWGNVRGVELVLDGTWTDWFSSKIAYTYSIARGLSSDWRQGYDYSYYGWNLPLEANLLDWDVTHTVNLMLDFRDADTWGANLNFSFGSGTPYSPPTEQGGQKRINSERMPWSMTLDAKVNYNINMWGMQFQLFVEALNIFDRWNVSNLGPDEGTGGNRDWTTFYYLYGDENGPWDDVDVYDEPFQLRVGGSISF